Genomic segment of Kogia breviceps isolate mKogBre1 chromosome 9, mKogBre1 haplotype 1, whole genome shotgun sequence:
ACAGTTTAAAACAAGGCAGGGTTTCAAATACCGGTGCCTGGGACTCCCAGTATAAGTCACGATCATGTGAATTATTCATCAGATATACTTTACCAGAACTTTATCATAGATTTTATCTCGAACAGTTATGGCCACGTTCTCCAAGTCCTCTTCAGTGATGTCCTCCACTGGCCGAAAAGAAGATACACAGCGACGTCGTCGATATCCCTGGCATCTCCCCTGCAGAATGAGCCAAAGCAGAACTGGGCATTAGATGGTTTGGgcggttaaaaaaaaattatagacgtTTTAAACTCCTCAGAGCTCTAGGACCATGAATGTTAACTGTGTCCCTCTGCTATTTCCCTGAAATCATTCATACATTTTAGTCATTTGCTGAGCTCCTATCCTTAACGCCAAGCTTCCCTGATAGCAAGGTGACACAGAACGATAAACCAGAAGCTCAGGGTTTCCCTGACCAGTGAATGGTCACCTGATGCAAGCTCTGTGAGGCCGGGGAAATGACCCACACTGACCAGCCAAAGCCACAAAAAGGAAGGATCCAAAGTGTCTTGCTCTAGACTCAAAGCATTCCAAACTCCCCATTCCTAAACAGAAAGACCAGAGACATCACAGTACTTGCCCACAAGCAAAACCACGAAGCCACCTGCAGCCTCTATCAGCCCTTCACAGCCTCCACTGGAGATGAAGCTGGGGTCCTAACCATTGCTCGCTTTAGAGGAAGGACCCGCTTCACGGCCTACAGCTTAAAGCAAGCACAAGCTTAGGCCCGGGGTTCTTTTCCGAGTGTGGTCCCAGGAGTACCCACggcatctgggaacttggctGCAATGCAACTTCTCAGCTGCTGCAGACCTACCGAGTCAGAACCTCAGCACTCTCACCGAGCCCCAGAGGGCTGTGATGAACGCTCACGCGTGAGGACCGCCGGCTTAGACAAGGAAGCATTGGTTCATTATAGTCAGAAAATACCCCGCTCGTTGTCTTCCTTcttctgaaactgtaaaactcttctGCGAACTTGGCGGCCGACACGGTGAAGTTCTCCAGGGCGAACTTCTCGGGAGGCCGTGCGCTCCGGGCCGGGTTGGTGCGCCGTGTGATCTGTCCCTCTGAGAAGGCCCGCCTCACTGCTTTCTTCTTCTGCAGGTGagagcacagacacacacaactgGCTGCTTTCTGGAATGAAAGCCACCTAGCAACCGACTGTGTGCATGAGTACTGGAATCAATACACATCAGGAGTTCCACTTACAGAAGTTGAGTTCGGGGTTCGGACCGGGAAGAAATCTGGCATTGAGTTCAATTCCGCCAATAACTGAGCAAGCTGAAgttcagaagaaagaaaggatcGTGCATAAATATTGCCACATCTACTTCATCTAACACGTTATCCCAAGTCTTCCAGTTTGCAGCCATGAGAAACCTGTAGTTTACGTAAGATCTCAgcagttgttatttttttaacctcaccTGTAAAGATTTTTATCTACGCAGGTGAGATGCTGATAGCATGACAGGAATAAAATCTATGCCCGTTCCTTAGGTAGAAGGAGAAGACACGATGAAAACTGTCCTGGAAGGTCCAAGGCCTGGAGCATGAGGTTAGAATCATGACTGAGCCACTAATTCGCAGTGTGACCCTGGAACCTACCATTTTGCCCACCTGAATCAAGTTTCATCATGTTCACAACAGAAAAGGCCCAACTAGATCATTCTGGCAGTTATTCAGAGCTCCGAAACACTGATTCTTTAAGTTGGTTAATTTcttatcaataaaaataatttatgaaaatattccCAAATAAACACCTAAGAACGCCAAATAACAGGCATTAACGTGCCAATCATACAATTTAATTAGGATTCCTTTTAGTTTTAGACTTACACAGAGGTATGGGTGTCACTAAAAAATCATGAATAtagttcttattttaaagatgcaGAGAGATACGACGCTAAAAATTTCTCTTAGCTGAACACAAATATGTCTCTGGATAAATTATACCCCAAAGTaggctttatattttcttaagcAACTTATTAGACATAGTAAGACTGCATATACAGTATCATTaaattatgcttttttaaaagaaaatattaaagaaaataatataccaAAATACTAAAAGTGATGATGATtggtaagaattatttttttaaattctgtatgtATAAAATTATGGAGGAAACCACAGTTACTGACCACATATAGAAAAACCAAATACACAAAGATTTCACCTTGTTCCATTAATTATTctgttgaaaacattttaaagtgattCAAAACCGCTCAGTTCCTTTTAATACCTAgacccctttccttcctttagcTGATATCTTGACACTACAGCATCTAGGCTGAAAGCTGCCTGCCTGACCTGCACAAAGCAACTCCTAAGTGGGCTTCATGACACCCACGTTTACACATTGCTTCTTTCTGCTGGGAACAGGCCCTCTCATCTCTGTAAAATACCACTGCATATTTGCAACGTAACTTGATCAACAGTAAACGGCGTTTAGTCCATGGCACTCTGGAGGGGGCTAAAAAAAATGGTCCCGGGAGTCTCTGTTCCCAAACCAGAGCTAATCAGGTGATAACCGCTTGGGgtccaggaaaagagaaagaacccACAATGCCCAGAGCACACTTCCTGACAGAAGCCAAAGCGGCAGCGGCTGTGGGGACACAGCCCTGGGAGCCCCAGCAGTGGCGGCCTCAGGCCGCACGCCCTTACCATGGCTTTGTTCTCCTTGATGTTCATGGTCCTTTTCAGCAGGGCATCCGAGCTCTCCTGGCCCTCATCCCTGGAGTCGTCCTCAGACTCAGAGGCAGaatcttccctttccttcccctgtCTGCAGCTTGTCTGTCTTCCCAGAATTCCATTCTTACTGTCCTGTATGCGCGAGCCAGAAAACAACGGCTCAGGGGTACTGTTCTTATCGGCATTTTTTGCCGGTTTCTTGGTGGGGAACTGAAAGGCTACTCGAAGACCAATACTGCTTCTTCTCAGCCTGCTGCTTCTAGGTGGAGCCTTTTCTTCATcatcatcttcctcttcctcactcATGAAAGATGCTTTACCATCATCACTCAGCTCTGACTCCACGAGCTaatgaaatgagagaaagaacaaagacgGTGCCTATAAACAAACCTTCAGAAAGACACACACTTAAAACCACTCTGACAGTATTTTAGGAAAACAATGAATCGTCGAAAGCTGTCCCTTCCTATTGGTAGTTCCCTCTGAACTCTTCAGTTAAATGCGCAAGTAGTTTGcagatgaacaaaatcaaagagcAGGCTACTACGCGCTCTGGCCCAGCCACACCCACCGGCAGACTGTGTTCTGTTCAGAGCATCAGGCTGGAAACCAAACGCTGACGAGGCGGGCTCCTCCCCAGTGGGCCAGCCAAGCTGGCACACCTGGGAGCCCAGGAATATGGGAACAGTCAAAGAAAAGGGTGTGCATGACATCAGAGGTATCCTCAGGTAAAAATGGAgtgctaagtgaaaaataaaataccattctGCCCTAACTAGCTGGAACAGAACTCATGAGTAAGAGGGACAGGAGAGCTGACTTCATTTTAGTGAAGTGACCAAGGGGCAGGCAGATGACCTGCCATCGGGGTCAGTGGCGGAACCTCATCCCCAGGACACACTGGGTCCTCACTCAAGGGGAGCCTCCTCCCCTTTCTGTAACCCGCAGCGCCATGGGTTACAGAAATCAGGCAGCCAGCTCTGCAGGTGGCTGCAGGCACCTGTTCAGGCAGCTCAAGCAATTCTCAGCCTCAATTTTCAGTCTCCACTCGGCACAGGTCTCCAGCGTTAAAACATAACTTGGTTTCACACGTGAGAACACAGTAAGAATGGAAGGCAACGGCAAGGTGACATCTCAGATGCAAAGGACTCTTAGCAACAGCAGAGATGGGTTTAAATATTGGGATCAAGGTCATCGCCTGGCATCTTTCCTTGACCACAGGCTGGACGGTTTAGCCTGGGCACCTCTGTCAGGGACTCAGGTTGCGAGGAGAGCTGAGAACAGCACCAGGAACTGCCTGGGATTCAGTTAATGACTCTGCTCTTCCTCGGTGACCACCCTCCAAATTCCAGCTGGattcaagttaaaaataaagcagcgggaggggaaaaaaaagcagacaacTTCCAAGCCTTGGTGTATGTATCAGTGCACAAAGAGCCAAGCAGAGAAATAAGACGGTACCGTACGGAGTTATCTATTTGTTTTAATATCCTGAACTCTCCACATTAGTAGCTTTGGAGTTCCAAATAGTGGGCTGCAGAGGAATCTATGTTAGAAGACACTGCTGGAGAACTTCAGAGGAATTATCTCCCCTGACtggctttattcatttatcataaTCGCCGTCTAACCCACGTCTCTTTACCAAGGATGTAGAGTAGCGTACTACAAAGGACTGAAGTACAGAAAGTCACCGGTGAAGACTCCGACCTGAGAGCCAGCACCACGGCTGCGGCTGTTTCATGTCTGGCTACAAGACCACTAGACACCAACGCAGAGTCATACCCCAATGCCAAAAAGCAGTCTCACCACTACTCACTAGCGTGGGCAGGAGGTTGGGTGAGGAGACAACAAGGCTTGCTTTCTcactgaatttcaaaataaacGTACAGGTGGACCTGCCCTGAACTATGAGTTATATCAGAGTCAATGTGACATGTCACGATTCATTCCCTAAATGTACAGacttggaagaaaacaaaaaaaaggtgcTGGGGGTAATTCACTTTCCCGTGCTGGAAACACAAATTCTTTGAATATCCCAACATTACTTAGCTAAagaagagaagataaacaagTCACTAAGAGCAGAGGATACCCATCAGGGTTTGGAAGGATCTCAGTGTCTTGCTGACAAGAAAATGGAGACTTGCTGGCCAGAACACATGAACTGCCATGCACATAACTTCTGTAAAGAAAGCCAAGGGGAGGGGGGCTGAGGATGATAGGTTGGCACAGGTCTGTGTTgctattcacagaaaaaaaatcaccatccaGCAACACAGCCTACCATTAAGGCTTTCAGGCCTTAAGTCCCGCCAGGAAAAGGTGAAGGACAAAGCAACCCTACTGGTTACAGCTTATTTAAACACCTACACAGGTTCCACGCCAGGAGTGCTTCTTTGGGAGCTTCTGAATGTAATGAGACTTAACCTCTCTATCCCTTATCTTGATACCAAAGAAGGAAGTGGTGTATTGATTTTCTGAGATAAATGTATGCTATTCTTCAGTTAGTAAAAAACATTTTCATgcgtaaaaaaaaatccaaaggctGTTCTTCAAAGTTACCCTGAGATTCAAATACTGGTCGGCAGTCAACTGGCCTATACACACGGAATAAAAAGAGATCAACCAGCGAGTCTCTTGATGGCAAAGGGCTGAGGGCAGATTTCCCTTAGGAACCAGACAAGCCCAGGTCATCTTTATCATTAAAAAGCacggcggggcttccctggtggcgcagtggttgagaatccgcctgccgatgcaggagacacgggttcgtgccccggtccgggaagatcccacatgccgcggagcaactaagcccgtgagccatggccgctaggcctgcgcgtccggagcctgtgctccgcaacgggagaggccacaacagtgagaggcccgcataccacaaaaaaaaaaaaaaaaaaaaaaaaaaaaaaaaaaaaaaaaaaaagcacggcGTAGTCCAAATCAAGAATGCACAGACAATAAGTTTGTAGCACACCTAAAGTTTTGCCAAATTAACTCCAAACCTAAGAACATTACTTGGAGAACAACAGAAAATGACTTTCAGGAACTTGTTACTCTCAGACCCTCCTCTTTTCAGATAAAAGAGGTTCAAAAAAGTCTGAAATACATTCTCTGATAAGGATAATAAGGGACGCCTGGGACACGTTCCCCCCAGACTCCAAAGGTACCCAGGAAAGACAATTGGATTTTCTCTAAGAGAATAATGGACTGGTGGGCCAGGAATTCACCTTAGAATAGCCAAGTTTACATTTAGCTAACTGGCTTAGAAGATGGACAcgtaagaaaaagtaaaatctttatattttgttAACTGGCTTATAAGATGAACatgtaagaaaaagtaaaaccttTTCATGTGTAAAGTGACTTCTTACAAGTAACAATACAATTCGGAACCAGGACTAAAAATATTACAACCCACCCTCCCTCACGTGGGTAACTATTACCATTACTTCTGGGTTACTGTTAACATTCAGATCACTCTGCGTAAATCCTTCAAAATCTTCCGTCTCTGAGTCAGTGTCCTCTCTAAAAATTCTTCTTAGCTCTTCTGTGAAGTTTTTGGAATGGAAACGCACATCCTGctaaattaaaaacacatgtatgtcatggagaaagaggaacagaggttggcaggagctggggacaaggggagttactgtttaatgggtacagagtttgtgTGTGAGAcgatgaaaacattctggaaacAGATAATGGTGAAGGCCTCGAGACACTGTGAATAACGCCACTCAGTGTCCTGCAGGCAGCACACTGGGACTTAacgcacttaaaaatggttaaaatggtaaattttatgtaggTTTGACCACAATAAAAACACacgtacatatacatattttccataGTTTGCAGAAAGTTAGACCCACAAATTGAACAATTTCAAAAAGCCAGAATAGCCGCAGCCTCCATCAGCTGGTGTGCCCGGTAAGGGTTGAAGGAATTCGGTTTCTCCCGCCGGGGCGGGCCATCAGGAGCGTCTGCGTTCACACAACAGAAAACACATGGAGGAGAAGACCTGGCTCTGGCTCCTCCACCGCACACTGGCCTTCCTTTCCAACAGCCATCCCAAGCCGGCTCCTCCCAGGGGAGATGCCTCCTTCACAGACAGCACACCTCCGGGCAGGAAAGGGCTGGAGGCTTCCACACCTCGCTCCCGGCCACCGCCGCTCCATCACCCGCTACCACAGGGCACTGACGGAAAAGCTCCAACCCTCCCACCCCCGGGAGTCCCTCTCCCGCAGGAGGTGAGAACCAGCCGTGAGCCCGAGGAAAAACGTTACACGGCTGACTCAAAAAGGACATGTTCCAAtaatgactttttctttcctttgaactcataaaaataaaatggcatgcttgaaagaaaggaagggaaaagcaagaaTGGCAGTACAGAACGGAGACCCACATACCAGCCTCCTCCAAGCTGGCAGCCAGGCCTGGAGTCCATCCCATTCCCTGCTGCCTCTGACGTCTCCCCCTCCTACCCCTGATGCAGGGGTATGACCCCTCATGACAGCACATGCGGCTGGAGAATCTTTATCTCCCTGCCTGCCTTTTCCCTGACTTTAATTATATACTACTTCTTTGAGCTCAGCGATAATCAGTCTCTGGAGAAAAACAGACAGTGGAAAAACTTCccgggagaaagaaaaagaaatgcccaTATCCGGCATTTCTTTAAGCTTAAAAATGTCTCCTGTGAATTATTATGGGTAATTGGAGTGACTGTGCTCATTTGTAAATTACTTCGTTCCTTTGTTGATAGCTGTGGTGcagctgcttaaaaaaaaaaaaaattcacacacaaaagGGAAGTTTCTTTAAAGTGAAATTCAAAATTGTGCTTCGGGGAGACCAGCGCCAGCACTGCTGCACACACTACGTACAAGTTCACGCGGCTTCTCTCAGTGGGCTAAAATGGATCCGGAGTGTGTGGGGTCCAGGTGGGGAAGCAGCAGGCCAGGGTCTGTCATGAAGGAAGAATGGTGCGTGGTTGGCTCCCAAGGAAACCCACCCCCTCCGAGGGCAGGAAACATCTGGCTCAAGAGCCCTGGGCCAGCCCCTGCAGGCTGCTGCAGGGCAGTGGGGCCCATGTGCACACTTCATCATCTACCCAAAGTCCCTGGCTGGAGCCCGAGCAGGTCATGCCTTGGAACAGCAGGTTCCAACCTGCCAGTCCTCTGGCTCTTTCTGTGCTTTGAGCTAGTGTCACAGGCAGCGGTCAGCCTGCGAGAGATCAGTATCTTGGGTGGCCAGTTGTGATAGAGAAAACAACTCAGCTGCAGCCCTAAACCAAGGCCCATGCTTTTATTCTCCTGATTTCACAGGGTGTAAAAACCATCTTTAATGGAGGTCTGTAACAAAGCAAACATCCACCCCACACAGTCTCCTGTGTCCCTGGTTACAACACTCACACAGCATTTTGTTCTCCGAAATCTGGCCGTTATCCTTTAAAATCAGTACTAGACAGTATGTTGTGGGCTTTGGTGACCTGCATCTACCGTGATCAAGAACGTAAGCAAATAACAGATCAGAAGAGAAACTAACAGAGTGGTGactttgggcctctcactgttgtggcttctcccgttgtggagcacaggctccggacacgcaggctcaacggccacggctcacaggcccagccgctccacggcacatgggatcttcccggaccggggcacgaacccgcgtcccctgcatcggcaggcggattctcaaccactgcgccaccagggaagcccggtgactttttttattttgaagctcATGGGATGTGAACAGACTGGAAGTCATGGTGGCTAAACCAGTCAGACAAGTATCCCACCTCAGCTCCACCCCAGGGGTGCTCCTTCGCCCATGGGCACTGGATGTATGAAACAAGAGGAAAGGGACAACCCAAGGAAGCAGCCCAAGCCGGGGAAGCTGGAAAGCTCCGTTCAAGTATGAGGCCCCTTCCATCAAGGAGCTTGTCATTCAGTAAGGGAGCTGGACAAGTCCACAGGTCACCACGGCGAGGATCAGTGTTGTAAGGGAGACACACGCAACGTGGcgcacagaaaaaaagaaaatccagtcaGACTTCGTGGAACCAGAAGCAATTGACCTGCATCTAAACTGGGCTGGAGGCTAGAAAGATGCTGAGAGCGCACAGAGGCAGGATGAAGAAGAGCCTGGACCAGCGTGCACAGGGGGCAGAAGAGCGCATGCGGAGGGGAGGGATGCAGTTTCTGGTCTACTGCTGCAAGGCCCGCAGGAAAGAGCCGTGCAAGGCACGAGGCTGAGAAGTGGGGCTCCTAGATTAGGGACATCCCAGCTCGGCCACTTCTCAGATGTGAGGCctcagacaagtcacttcacctccccACACTTCAGTTTCATCACCTGTGAAACAGGAATAATAACAGCACCTGCACCTTCCCAGGGAGGTAGTGAATTAAGGGCACTCGGCATGAAAAGCATGTTGTCATGGGTCACAGAAAACATGCTGGGGTCAGACTCAGGAGCAGGGGTGGACTGGGGGCAGGTGTGAGGGCACAGGAGAAGGGGCAGTCGTCACAACAGCAAGAGCAGCCGCTTTGTTCCTTTAACGCCTGCTGCCCGCCAGGCTCGTGCTGGCGCTTCACACAACGTCCCGCGCCGCTCAGAGGGCCACTCACGGTGGACCCGACAGGCTGCCCCTCACTGCCTGACCACATTCGAACGGAGGGCCTGGCGATCTCTGAACAGGGGAGGATGGTGACCAGAGCTCAGTTCCACACCTGTGGCGGTGAGGGCTATGAGAATCACGGTAGCTGAGGAGGGAAGAGacgggaaggggtggaggtgaggggcaTGGCAGAAGCTTCATCAACTCCTGCAAGGGACTTGAGGAGATGGGTGAGGAACAGGAGGCGTCAAGAGCTCCAAAGTTGGAGACAAAAACGGGGAAGACAGACAACCAGGGAGGGAAAATGGTGAGTTTCAGATCTCCCTTGAACAATGACGACGGATCCGAGTGGCTGTCAGAAATACATCTGGGGCTGGAGGGAAGAGCCAAACCACAAAGAACCAGGAGGCAACGGCTGAGACCAGGCCAGGCACTGAGATCATTAAGTGGAAAGGTCTGAAGATAAAATCTTGCAGAACATCCACAGATGGGGACAGGAAGTAGAAGGGATGACAACCAAGAACAAAAGTTGTAAGAGAAAGAGACCAAGGGGAGTGGAACCAGgtggctggggggcggggggtcaaATGCTGCAGAGGCATCGAATAAGGTGAGGACCCCCCACACTGCCATCAAGCGGGGGCTTCACTTACATAATTAACTGCCTGCCTTCCTCTACTTGCCCAGTGGAAGCTAGGTGGGTTTAACTCACAGCCTTTTAGGAGAGGCCATGGTCGAGGGAGAATGAGGAATTCTGAGTGCCACAAACGAACTCAGAAAGAAATGCCACGGAAGCCTGGATACTTTGGCCATGCTCCTGCCAAATCACAACATAAACCTCCAGGAATCTACCTCTCCGAGAACTGCAACTCGTGTCTGCCACAGATCAAAGGAATTAAAGAAAGAACAGTGCTCTTGCCAGCAATCTCATGAGTGAGGTGCGGACAGAGCCTCACCGCAGAAGCACAGAGGCCATGTGTCTCATGGTAACCACACACTCCTACACTATCGCTGGAGGatcagcccccaccccaccagctGTGTGGGAGCGCTCCAAATGCAGCCTGGCCACGGGCTGCAGCCCCAAGGTGGCAAAGAAAACTGATCTGATCATGTGAGGTCccctttactgaaaaaaattattgtacACAGAAAGGATTTAAACAGCCAAACTGAGCGAGGTACCCTCACCAGCTGCTTGAAACATGAAGGTATAACACTAATAAAATAAGACACTCGACAATTAACTGATACCACCAATCTCAGACCATGTTTAAGTAAAAGAATATCCGAACCAAGATCCAAGCTCCCAGATGGATATGCCTGCCTTGAAAGGAGGCACCCATACCTGCTTCCCTGACTCCAGTGAGTCGAAACTATCACAGCTCTCCTCTGATGACAGGGTTTCCATGGGAACATCATCTCGGAAACCGACAAACTCTTCATCATCACTGGGGGCGTTGAAGATGTCAGCCACTTCTTTAGGGATCTGTTTGGATTGAAAAAAGGAGGATAATATCAGGGGCTGTTATAATCACTTAGGGAAATTTTGTAGAGGAATAGGAATTACCATCTCATGACTTTATCAATCTGCCATGGTTGCTCCCAAGACCCCAATAACCCTGAGCAAAATGTGCCTCAACCTGACACCTCATGGCAACCAGGGAAGGGGTGGAAGAGGataagagttttctttttcaaattctagaGATATATCCTATCTTACAAGGAGTGTTGAGGCCATGCCTAGATAAAAGCCATTTTTGATCTCttgacaaaaaataagaaaattttctcCTACAGTGGATCTGTCTTTAAATGTcatccatgttaaaaaaaaaaaaaaagaaagaaaaattccttAAGACATCACTAAACTCTTTTCTTAATTTCCACCtatagttctttatttttctgttctttgtcaCATGAAagttcatacaatgaaataaagCTTCCCTTCTTTTCTGTATTCTGAATCAATCTTAGTTTAgaattaattctgttaaacaCTGTAACAGGCAATTATTGCCAGAGGGAATGTTGTCAGCACACTTAATCTAACAAATATGTATTTGCTGAGAGTTCATTTTTGTACGCTGACTACCGTTCTTAACTATTTCGAAAAAGCTCAAACACATAGAAAGGTGAAAGATGAGTGCAAACATATGTTATGCTTCACCTAGAGCCCCCCATTTGCTTTTTTCTCTATCTTTCAACAAATGTTAGGTTGAATTTCAGGCATTTGCTGATATTTGAATGTTTCCAACCTAGGAAAATAGTGATTTAAAATGCAGCAACCTAATCCATGTATGTTTCAAGTAATTTGAAgacaccatacaattcaccctaAAATACTTCCATACACATCTCCTAAGAAAAAGGACATTCTCCTGAAGAACCGCATAACCATCATCATacctaaaataattaatattaattcaaTAATATCATGTATTATGAATCCATATTCAAATGTCTGCATTGTGCCCATAATGTCTTTCATAACTTTTTAAGGGCAAAAGGGATCCGCTCAAGCAAGAATCATGCATTGTATTTGATGTTTTTTATGACAttaatttttgttgcttttcataACACTGACATTTTGTAGACAACCCAAGAAAACGGCCTTGTAGAATGTCACACATTCTGAGCTTATGTGATTGTTTCCTGATAGACTCAAATATTATTGGCAACAATTCTACACAGATGACATATACTTCTCAATGCATTGCATTAAAGAGGCACAAAATGTCAA
This window contains:
- the CDCA7L gene encoding cell division cycle-associated 7-like protein isoform X6 is translated as METLSSEESCDSFDSLESGKQDVRFHSKNFTEELRRIFREDTDSETEDFEGFTQSDLNVNSNPEVMLVESELSDDGKASFMSEEEEDDDEEKAPPRSSRLRRSSIGLRVAFQFPTKKPAKNADKNSTPEPLFSGSRIQDSKNGILGRQTSCRQGKEREDSASESEDDSRDEGQESSDALLKRTMNIKENKAMLAQLLAELNSMPDFFPVRTPNSTSKKKAVRRAFSEGQITRRTNPARSARPPEKFALENFTVSAAKFAEEFYSFRRRKTTSGGRCQGYRRRRCVSSFRPVEDITEEDLENVAITVRDKIYDKVLGNTCHQCRQKTIDTKTVCRNQSCGGVRGQFCGPCLRNRYGEDVRSALLDPGWVCPPCRGICNCSYCRKRDGRCATGILIHLAKFYGYNNVKEYLESLQKQLVKDN